Part of the Armatimonadota bacterium genome, ACTTGATGACGACGGTCGCGCCCTCCGCCTCGAGCTTCTTCTTGATCGCCTCGGCCTCCTGGCGGCTCACCTTCTCCTTGACAGGCTTCGGCGCGCCGTCCACCAAGTCCTTCGCCTCTTTCAGCCCGAGGCCGGTGAGCTCGCGGACGACCTTGATCACCTGGATCTTCTTCTCGCCGACGGTCTGCAGGATCACGTCGAACTCGGTCTGCTCCT contains:
- the rplL gene encoding 50S ribosomal protein L7/L12, whose amino-acid sequence is MTKDEIVDAISNLTVLELAELVKALEEKFGVSAAAPVAVAAAPAGAAAAAPAPVEEQTEFDVILQTVGEKKIQVIKVVRELTGLGLKEAKDLVDGAPKPVKEKVSRQEAEAIKKKLEAEGATVVIK